A window of Bradyrhizobium sp. AZCC 1610 contains these coding sequences:
- a CDS encoding TRAP transporter small permease, which produces MSMVEVHKQITADEIAHTFEDEVPKGADLGQYAPEDWLALVIFWIMALSVFLQFFTRYVLNDSYAWTEEIATYCLIGVVFIGSAMCVRLSRHIQVDLIFRYLPHIPARALSTVIDLIRIAFFGYAIKLVWQFIQIIGDERMTTIKFQKGFVYYAVLLGFVLMFARSIQIAVENWRRGYSILERPGAFDGTEG; this is translated from the coding sequence ATTTCCATGGTTGAAGTTCACAAGCAAATCACGGCGGACGAGATCGCCCATACCTTCGAGGACGAGGTCCCCAAGGGCGCCGATCTCGGGCAATATGCGCCCGAGGACTGGTTGGCGCTGGTGATCTTCTGGATCATGGCGCTGTCGGTCTTCCTGCAGTTCTTCACACGCTATGTCCTCAACGACAGCTATGCCTGGACCGAGGAAATCGCGACCTACTGTCTGATCGGCGTGGTGTTCATCGGTTCGGCGATGTGCGTGCGGCTGTCGCGGCACATCCAGGTCGACCTGATCTTCCGCTATCTGCCGCATATTCCAGCGCGCGCGCTATCGACCGTGATCGATCTGATCCGGATCGCGTTCTTCGGCTATGCGATCAAGCTGGTCTGGCAATTCATCCAGATCATCGGCGACGAGCGGATGACCACGATCAAGTTTCAAAAGGGTTTTGTTTATTACGCCGTGCTGCTCGGCTTCGTGCTGATGTTTGCGCGCTCGATCCAGATCGCGGTCGAAAACTGGCGGCGGGGCTACTCGATCCTGGAGCGCCCGGGCGCCTTCGACGGAACGGAAGGCTAG
- a CDS encoding benzoate-CoA ligase family protein, with protein sequence MSGQTPSPTLGPSGHIDDFARRNLPPFEQWPDLLLDRPEFQYPEYLNAAVELTDRIVEKGWGDRIALIGNGRQRTYKELADWSNRLAHALVENYGVKPGNRVLIRSGNNPALVAAWLAATKAGAVVVNTMPMLRAGELGKIVDKAEIALALTDSRIADELVACAKTSRFLKQVVNFDGTSNHDAELDRVALNKPVKFDAVKTGRDDVALLGFTSGTTGEPKATMHFHRDLMIVADGYAREVLNVTEDDVFVGSPPLAFTFGLGGLAIFPLRFGATATLLENAAPPEMVKIIETYKATICFTSPTAYRAMIAAMDNGADLSSLRIAVSAGETLPALVFENWTRKTGKTILDGIGSTELLHIFITNRVGDAIAGTTGHPVAGYEAKIVDDDMNELPPDTVGKLAVRGPTGCRYLADSRQSNYVRDGWNLTGDSFVRDANGRLSFVARSDDMIVSSGYNIAGPEVEAALLSHPAVAECGVVGAPDEARGMIVKAYVVLAGGAMGDAALTQALQDHVKQTIAPYKYPRAIEYVAQLPKTETGKLRRFALRQMATAGRASPSVAAE encoded by the coding sequence ATGTCAGGTCAAACTCCCAGCCCAACCCTTGGCCCGTCGGGCCATATCGATGACTTTGCGCGGCGCAATCTGCCGCCGTTCGAACAATGGCCGGATCTGCTGCTCGACCGGCCCGAGTTTCAATATCCGGAATACCTGAATGCCGCGGTCGAGCTGACCGACCGCATCGTCGAAAAAGGCTGGGGCGACCGGATTGCGCTGATCGGCAACGGCCGCCAGCGCACTTACAAGGAACTGGCTGACTGGTCCAACCGCCTCGCGCATGCGCTGGTGGAGAACTACGGCGTCAAGCCCGGCAATCGCGTCCTGATCCGATCCGGCAACAACCCGGCGCTGGTCGCGGCCTGGCTTGCGGCCACCAAGGCCGGCGCCGTCGTCGTCAACACCATGCCGATGCTGCGCGCCGGCGAACTGGGCAAGATCGTCGACAAGGCCGAGATCGCGCTGGCGCTGACCGACAGCCGCATTGCCGATGAACTGGTCGCGTGCGCGAAGACCAGCCGTTTTCTCAAGCAGGTGGTGAATTTCGACGGCACGTCCAACCATGATGCCGAGCTCGACCGGGTGGCGCTGAACAAGCCGGTGAAGTTCGACGCCGTGAAAACGGGACGCGACGATGTTGCTCTGCTGGGATTCACCTCGGGGACCACGGGCGAACCCAAGGCGACGATGCATTTCCATCGCGACCTCATGATCGTTGCGGACGGTTACGCCAGGGAAGTCCTCAACGTCACTGAGGATGATGTGTTCGTCGGCTCGCCGCCGCTGGCCTTTACGTTCGGGCTCGGCGGTCTTGCGATTTTCCCGTTGCGGTTCGGCGCGACGGCAACGCTGTTGGAAAACGCGGCGCCGCCCGAGATGGTCAAGATCATCGAGACCTACAAGGCGACGATCTGCTTTACCTCGCCAACCGCGTATCGCGCGATGATAGCCGCGATGGACAACGGCGCCGATCTCTCGTCGCTGCGGATCGCGGTCTCCGCCGGTGAAACCTTGCCGGCGCTGGTATTCGAAAACTGGACCCGCAAGACCGGCAAGACCATCCTCGACGGCATCGGTTCGACGGAGCTGCTGCACATTTTCATCACCAACCGCGTCGGCGATGCGATCGCGGGAACGACGGGACATCCGGTCGCGGGCTACGAGGCAAAAATCGTCGACGACGACATGAACGAATTGCCGCCCGATACCGTCGGCAAGCTTGCGGTGCGCGGGCCAACCGGGTGCCGTTATCTCGCCGACAGCAGGCAATCGAACTATGTGCGCGACGGCTGGAATCTGACCGGCGATTCCTTTGTTCGCGACGCGAATGGACGGTTGTCCTTTGTTGCCCGCTCAGACGACATGATCGTTTCCTCCGGCTACAACATCGCCGGTCCCGAGGTCGAAGCGGCGTTGCTGTCGCATCCTGCCGTCGCCGAATGCGGCGTGGTCGGCGCGCCCGACGAGGCGCGCGGCATGATCGTCAAGGCCTATGTTGTTCTGGCGGGTGGCGCCATGGGCGACGCCGCGCTGACGCAGGCGTTGCAGGATCACGTCAAACAGACCATTGCACCGTACAAATATCCGCGTGCGATCGAATATGTCGCGCAACTGCCGAAGACCGAAACCGGCAAGCTGAGGCGCTTTGCGCTGAGGCAGATGGCCACGGCCGGCCGGGCGTCGCCAAGCGTCGCCGCGGAATAA
- a CDS encoding alpha/beta hydrolase produces the protein MIFHQISDWNDAYANAPNIPGGERWPAAWVQPAQAYRDALQSSGRATLDISYGERARNRFDLFAPEGRPKGLVVFVHGGFWKALDKSFWSHLARGSIESGYAVAMPSYTLCPTVRISEITREIAAAVERAAAMVEGPLFLAGHSAGGHLVTRMISATSPLPDDVRARISHTVSISGVHDLRPLMKAAMNTDLRIDEAEALVESPALLEPMQNARVTCWVGSAERPEFVRQNALLANIWTGLGAKTRMIEEPGRHHFDVIDGLADPYHQLTRTLLSP, from the coding sequence GTGATTTTTCATCAGATTTCCGACTGGAACGACGCCTATGCGAATGCTCCAAACATTCCGGGCGGCGAACGCTGGCCGGCCGCATGGGTGCAGCCCGCGCAGGCCTATCGCGATGCACTCCAGAGCAGCGGCCGCGCGACGCTCGATATCAGCTATGGCGAGCGCGCACGAAACCGCTTCGATCTCTTTGCACCGGAAGGCCGGCCAAAGGGCCTGGTCGTCTTCGTCCATGGCGGATTCTGGAAGGCGCTCGACAAGAGCTTTTGGTCGCATCTCGCGCGCGGATCGATTGAAAGCGGCTATGCGGTGGCGATGCCCTCCTACACGCTGTGCCCGACTGTGCGCATCTCCGAGATCACGCGCGAGATTGCCGCGGCTGTCGAGCGCGCCGCCGCGATGGTCGAAGGCCCGCTTTTTCTGGCCGGCCATTCCGCCGGCGGACATCTGGTGACGCGCATGATTTCGGCGACGTCGCCGCTCCCGGACGATGTCCGGGCGCGCATCAGCCACACCGTCTCCATTTCCGGCGTTCATGACCTTCGTCCGCTGATGAAGGCCGCCATGAATACGGATCTCCGGATCGACGAGGCCGAGGCGCTCGTGGAAAGCCCCGCATTGCTGGAGCCGATGCAGAATGCACGCGTGACGTGCTGGGTGGGCAGCGCCGAGCGCCCGGAATTCGTCCGCCAGAACGCGCTCCTCGCCAACATCTGGACCGGGCTCGGCGCGAAAACCCGCATGATCGAAGAACCTGGCCGGCATCATTTCGATGTCATCGACGGGCTCGCCGATCCCTATCACCAACTCACCAGGACCTTGTTGTCTCCGTAG
- a CDS encoding cupin domain-containing protein yields MAALEKGITANGTGYGGKTWNILGQVYFPKAVTDSTFAFETNSEPGQFVPVHVHPTQDEFILVQEGTLDLKLDGAWVQAKAGDLVRMPRGIPHGYFNKSDKPARALFWVSPMQKLEALFNQLHNLTDPDEVVRISAQHEVNFLPPEANE; encoded by the coding sequence ATGGCAGCGCTCGAAAAAGGCATCACCGCCAACGGCACGGGCTACGGCGGCAAGACCTGGAACATCCTGGGTCAGGTCTACTTCCCCAAGGCCGTAACCGATTCAACCTTTGCCTTCGAGACCAACAGCGAACCTGGCCAGTTCGTGCCGGTGCACGTGCACCCGACGCAGGATGAATTCATCCTGGTGCAGGAGGGCACCCTCGACCTCAAGCTCGACGGCGCCTGGGTGCAGGCCAAGGCCGGCGATCTCGTTCGGATGCCGCGCGGCATCCCGCACGGCTATTTCAATAAATCCGACAAGCCGGCGCGCGCGCTGTTCTGGGTGTCGCCGATGCAGAAGCTCGAAGCGCTGTTCAACCAGCTCCACAATCTGACGGATCCTGATGAGGTAGTTCGGATCTCCGCGCAGCATGAAGTGAACTTCTTGCCGCCAGAGGCCAACGAATAG
- a CDS encoding RidA family protein, with product MTAPKGPTLSVVPNPKTDTSPSQVLQPSGWPMPKGYANGMAADGRLVVTGGVIGWDTQGRLAPDFVAQVRQTLSNIADILAEGGAGPEHLVRLTWYVVDIEEYLASLKELGRVYREIFGAHYPAMALVQVVRLVEKAALVEIEATAVVPR from the coding sequence GTGACCGCCCCCAAAGGCCCCACGCTGAGCGTGGTGCCTAATCCCAAGACCGATACCTCGCCGTCGCAAGTGTTGCAGCCGAGCGGCTGGCCGATGCCGAAAGGATACGCCAACGGCATGGCCGCCGATGGCCGGCTTGTGGTGACCGGCGGTGTGATCGGCTGGGACACGCAGGGCCGCCTGGCACCCGATTTCGTTGCGCAAGTGCGTCAGACGCTCTCCAACATTGCCGATATCCTCGCCGAGGGCGGCGCCGGGCCCGAGCATCTCGTGCGCCTGACCTGGTATGTCGTCGACATCGAGGAATATCTCGCGAGCCTGAAAGAGCTCGGCCGCGTCTATCGCGAGATTTTTGGCGCGCATTATCCGGCGATGGCGCTGGTGCAAGTGGTGCGCCTGGTCGAGAAGGCGGCGCTCGTCGAGATCGAGGCGACCGCAGTGGTACCGCGCTGA
- a CDS encoding mannitol dehydrogenase family protein translates to MSSETAKIPVSGPKDGDFRLSAANVHRLPGQIRRPAYDRSRVTPGIVHLGIGAFHRAHQAVVIDDLLAGGATDWGIVGASLRSPETRDALAPQDCLYTLAVRSGAGTDHRIIGSVLACEVAKEKPSPLIARLAHPATRIVSLTVTEKGYCHTPQTGDLDERHPDIVHDLQNLGTPRSAIGFLVAALARRRIAGAAPFTVLSCDNLSANGHTVGRIVKQFAALRSRSLAKWIEAEVAFPSTMVDRIVPETTDLDRAEVSSALGMTDAWPVVTEPFTQWIVEDRFPAGRPDFVAAGVQMVSDVTPFEHMKLRLLNASHSALAYLGYLAGHETIASTMTDHRFAALARQVMQDAAPTLAMPEGTDIAAYSASLLQRFSNAALHHRTWQIAMDGSQKLPQRLLATMQDRLRLGLSIDTHALAVAGWMRYVTAKDEQERAIDVRDPLAKELADIAERTGPFAERLAPALLEVHSIFGNLGSDPRMRNAVTEALSKLYALGARQTVQTFQPA, encoded by the coding sequence ATGTCAAGCGAAACGGCAAAAATCCCGGTTTCCGGCCCGAAAGACGGCGATTTCCGCCTCTCGGCTGCCAATGTCCATCGGCTTCCCGGCCAGATCCGGCGCCCGGCCTATGACCGCTCGCGCGTCACCCCGGGCATCGTTCATCTCGGAATTGGCGCGTTCCACCGGGCACACCAGGCGGTGGTGATCGACGATCTCCTTGCTGGTGGCGCTACCGATTGGGGAATCGTCGGGGCCAGCTTGCGCAGTCCGGAAACGCGCGATGCCCTCGCGCCGCAGGATTGCCTCTACACGCTCGCCGTTCGCTCCGGCGCGGGCACCGACCACCGGATCATCGGTTCGGTTCTCGCATGCGAAGTCGCCAAAGAGAAACCAAGCCCGCTGATCGCGCGCCTCGCCCACCCGGCCACGCGCATCGTCTCGCTGACGGTCACCGAAAAGGGCTACTGTCACACGCCGCAAACCGGCGACCTGGACGAGCGTCATCCCGACATCGTTCATGACCTGCAGAATCTGGGCACGCCGCGCTCGGCCATCGGATTCCTGGTGGCTGCACTGGCGCGCCGGCGGATTGCAGGCGCAGCCCCCTTCACCGTTCTGTCGTGCGACAATCTCTCCGCCAATGGCCACACCGTCGGGCGGATCGTGAAGCAGTTCGCCGCCTTGCGATCGCGCAGTCTCGCCAAATGGATTGAAGCCGAGGTGGCCTTCCCTTCGACCATGGTGGACCGGATCGTGCCGGAGACCACCGACCTCGACCGGGCCGAGGTCTCCTCCGCGCTCGGCATGACCGACGCGTGGCCGGTGGTGACGGAGCCATTCACGCAATGGATCGTTGAAGACCGCTTTCCGGCAGGACGGCCGGATTTCGTGGCCGCAGGCGTGCAAATGGTCTCGGATGTGACGCCGTTCGAGCACATGAAACTGCGGCTGCTCAACGCCAGTCACTCGGCGCTGGCCTATCTCGGCTACCTCGCCGGCCATGAGACCATCGCTTCCACCATGACCGACCATCGCTTCGCAGCGCTTGCCCGACAGGTGATGCAAGACGCGGCGCCGACGCTGGCGATGCCTGAAGGCACCGATATTGCGGCCTACAGTGCATCGCTGCTGCAGCGCTTTTCCAATGCCGCTCTGCACCACCGTACCTGGCAGATCGCGATGGACGGCTCGCAGAAACTGCCGCAGCGGCTGCTCGCCACCATGCAGGACCGGTTGCGGCTGGGCCTTTCGATTGACACGCATGCGCTCGCGGTAGCGGGCTGGATGCGCTACGTCACTGCAAAGGACGAACAGGAACGCGCCATCGACGTGCGCGATCCGCTTGCCAAGGAACTGGCCGATATCGCCGAGCGCACCGGCCCATTCGCGGAGCGGCTTGCGCCCGCGCTGCTGGAGGTACACTCCATTTTCGGCAACCTTGGCAGCGATCCTCGCATGCGCAACGCCGTCACCGAGGCGCTCTCAAAACTCTATGCCCTGGGTGCACGACAGACGGTGCAGACGTTTCAGCCAGCATGA
- the kynU gene encoding kynureninase gives MTDFTRTKSRFAIPHGVIYLDGNSLGPLPVAAVDRVGRMISEEWGKHLIKGWNVAGWMTQPRRVGDRIGRLIGAADGTVVVGDTLSIKVYQALASALELNPSRRVILSDTGNFPSDLYIASGLLESLDRGYELKVVAPEDVEVAIDETIAVLMLTEVDYRTGRLHDMSALTRRAHAAGALTVWDLAHSAGAIPVELEGARADFAIGCTYKYLNAGPGAPAFIYVAPKHADTARPALSGWMGHHAPFAFDLDYRAGPGIERMRIGTPPIIAMAALDAALDVWDGVSMTDVRDASIALADLFIREVEGRCPELTLVSPRDGKRRGSQVSFRHPDGYAIMQALIARDVIGDFRAPDMMRFGFTPLYIGEAEVRAAVDVIADVLTNRRWDTADYRKKALVT, from the coding sequence ATGACCGATTTCACGCGAACAAAATCCCGGTTCGCCATCCCGCATGGCGTGATCTATCTGGACGGCAATTCGCTCGGTCCCCTGCCCGTTGCAGCCGTCGATCGCGTCGGCCGCATGATATCGGAGGAATGGGGCAAGCACCTCATCAAGGGCTGGAACGTCGCAGGATGGATGACGCAGCCGCGGCGTGTCGGCGACCGAATCGGCCGGTTGATCGGCGCTGCCGACGGGACGGTGGTAGTGGGCGATACGCTGTCCATCAAAGTCTACCAGGCGCTGGCCTCCGCGCTCGAGCTCAATCCGTCGCGGCGCGTGATCTTGTCAGACACCGGAAACTTTCCTTCCGATCTCTACATCGCCAGCGGTCTGCTTGAATCGCTCGACCGTGGCTACGAGTTGAAGGTCGTGGCTCCCGAAGACGTCGAAGTCGCCATCGACGAGACGATCGCAGTGCTGATGCTGACCGAGGTCGACTATCGCACCGGCCGGCTGCACGACATGAGCGCGCTGACGCGCAGGGCGCATGCCGCCGGCGCGTTGACGGTCTGGGATCTGGCGCATTCCGCGGGCGCGATTCCGGTCGAGTTGGAAGGTGCTAGAGCCGATTTCGCAATCGGCTGCACCTACAAATATCTCAATGCCGGTCCTGGCGCGCCGGCCTTCATCTATGTAGCGCCGAAGCACGCCGATACGGCGCGGCCGGCGCTTTCCGGTTGGATGGGTCATCACGCTCCCTTTGCCTTTGACCTCGACTATCGGGCCGGTCCGGGCATTGAGCGAATGCGGATCGGTACGCCCCCGATCATTGCGATGGCCGCGCTCGACGCCGCCCTCGACGTCTGGGACGGCGTCAGCATGACCGACGTGCGCGATGCATCGATCGCGCTCGCCGACCTGTTCATCCGCGAAGTCGAAGGACGTTGTCCCGAACTGACGCTGGTTTCGCCGCGGGACGGAAAGCGGCGCGGCAGCCAGGTTTCGTTTCGTCATCCGGATGGCTACGCGATCATGCAGGCGCTGATCGCGCGCGACGTGATCGGCGATTTCCGCGCGCCGGACATGATGCGCTTCGGCTTTACGCCGCTCTACATCGGAGAAGCCGAGGTTCGCGCGGCAGTCGACGTCATCGCCGACGTCTTGACCAATCGCCGCTGGGATACCGCGGATTACCGCAAAAAGGCGCTCGTAACATGA
- the kynA gene encoding tryptophan 2,3-dioxygenase, translating into MTGKPDESSREGAQMSFEGRMSYSDYLHLERVLDAQEPLSDAHDELLFIIQHQTSELWMKLAIHEIRSAIKAIRHDQLHPAFKMLSRVARIFEQLNTAWDVLRTMTPSEYTEFRDQLGQSSGFQSYQYRAIEFLAGNRNLALLGPHAHRADIMAKLEGILAEPGLYDEALLLLARNGFDIGEDARRTDWRVKRTPNDEVLEAWKTVYASPAKHWMLYEFAEKLVDFEDYFRRWRFNHVTTVERIIGLKRGTGGTSGVSYLRKMLEVELFPELWKLRTEL; encoded by the coding sequence ATGACTGGCAAGCCCGACGAATCTTCGCGTGAGGGAGCCCAGATGTCGTTCGAAGGGCGCATGTCCTACAGCGATTATCTGCATCTGGAACGCGTTCTGGACGCGCAAGAGCCGCTCTCGGACGCGCATGACGAACTGCTGTTCATCATCCAGCACCAGACTTCCGAGCTCTGGATGAAGCTGGCCATCCACGAAATCCGTTCCGCCATCAAGGCGATTCGTCACGACCAGTTGCATCCCGCCTTCAAGATGCTGTCGCGCGTCGCCCGGATCTTCGAGCAGCTCAATACCGCCTGGGACGTGTTGCGGACGATGACACCGAGCGAATACACCGAGTTTCGCGATCAGCTCGGGCAGTCCTCGGGTTTTCAGTCGTACCAGTACCGCGCGATCGAGTTCCTGGCCGGCAATCGCAATTTGGCGCTGCTTGGCCCGCACGCCCACCGCGCCGACATCATGGCAAAGCTCGAGGGAATTCTCGCTGAGCCGGGCCTTTATGACGAGGCGCTGCTGCTGCTGGCACGCAATGGTTTTGACATCGGCGAAGACGCGCGCCGAACCGACTGGCGCGTCAAGCGCACGCCAAACGACGAGGTTTTGGAGGCTTGGAAGACCGTCTATGCGTCACCGGCGAAACACTGGATGCTCTACGAGTTTGCGGAAAAGCTGGTCGATTTCGAAGACTATTTCCGCCGCTGGCGCTTCAACCACGTCACGACGGTCGAGCGCATCATCGGCCTGAAGCGCGGAACCGGCGGCACCTCGGGCGTCTCCTACTTGCGCAAGATGCTCGAGGTCGAACTTTTTCCGGAACTCTGGAAGCTGAGAACAGAGCTCTAA
- a CDS encoding sialic acid TRAP transporter substrate-binding protein SiaP, producing the protein MAQTKLKWAHVYETSEPFHTASVWAAGEINKRTNGRYQIDVYPASQLGKETDINQGLALGSVDMIISGSSFAAKSFPPIGVTYYPYTFRDADHLLAYTKSDVFKELTKGYEDKSGHRIVAVTYYGVRHTSSNKPIKTCADMKGLKIRVPDVPAYLAMPRACGANTAPIAFAEVYLALQNGTVEAQENPLTTIEAKKFYEVQKHIVLTGHIVDHLNTVVSGALWKKLSEEDRKIFTDVAQEAAAKATAEIKTNEAKLVDFFKQKGLTVTEVNKSEFRDTVLKTVSFESFDYRKADWERIQAVK; encoded by the coding sequence ATGGCGCAGACCAAGCTGAAATGGGCGCATGTTTACGAAACCTCGGAGCCGTTCCACACCGCTTCCGTCTGGGCCGCCGGTGAAATCAACAAGCGCACCAATGGCCGTTACCAGATCGACGTCTATCCGGCCTCGCAGCTTGGCAAGGAAACCGACATCAACCAGGGGCTCGCGCTCGGCTCGGTCGATATGATCATTTCCGGCTCGAGCTTCGCGGCCAAGAGCTTTCCGCCGATCGGCGTGACCTATTATCCCTACACCTTCCGCGACGCCGACCATCTCCTTGCCTATACCAAGAGCGACGTCTTCAAGGAGCTTACGAAGGGCTACGAGGACAAGAGCGGCCATCGCATCGTGGCGGTGACTTACTACGGCGTGCGTCACACCTCGTCGAACAAGCCGATCAAGACCTGCGCCGACATGAAGGGCCTCAAGATTCGCGTGCCTGACGTGCCGGCCTATCTCGCGATGCCGCGCGCCTGCGGCGCCAACACCGCGCCGATCGCGTTTGCCGAGGTCTATCTCGCTCTGCAGAACGGCACGGTTGAAGCCCAGGAAAATCCGCTCACGACCATCGAGGCCAAGAAATTCTACGAAGTGCAGAAGCACATCGTGCTGACCGGCCACATCGTCGATCATCTCAACACCGTGGTTTCCGGCGCGCTCTGGAAAAAGTTGTCTGAGGAAGACCGCAAGATCTTCACCGACGTCGCGCAGGAAGCGGCGGCGAAGGCGACCGCCGAAATCAAGACCAACGAAGCCAAGTTGGTCGATTTCTTCAAGCAGAAGGGCCTGACGGTGACCGAAGTCAACAAGTCTGAGTTCCGCGACACCGTCCTCAAGACCGTCAGCTTCGAGAGCTTCGACTACCGCAAGGCCGACTGGGAACGCATCCAGGCGGTGAAGTAA
- a CDS encoding FadR/GntR family transcriptional regulator: MPLEAVEARRLYRQVADQLRALIDSGEYRVGSRLPTERDLAEQLKVSRPTVREALIALEVEGRVRIRVGSGIYVSEPAALAPPLPAAAEIEGPFELLRAREFLEGAIAEQAARVATLEDIARIDASLEAMATVQHPGEASMIHDRAFHVAVAGCLDNAVLVRVVGELFDQRLNPYFAKLAHYFENPESWNAALAEHRAIRDAIAAHDPDAARVTMREHLARSQARFAQNFGTEASSASRVRARSG; the protein is encoded by the coding sequence GTGCCGCTCGAAGCCGTGGAAGCGCGACGCCTTTATCGCCAGGTTGCCGATCAGCTACGTGCCTTGATCGACAGCGGCGAATACCGCGTGGGCAGCCGACTTCCGACCGAACGCGATCTTGCCGAACAGTTGAAGGTGTCGCGGCCGACGGTACGCGAAGCGCTGATTGCCCTGGAAGTCGAGGGCCGGGTCCGGATTCGCGTCGGCTCCGGAATTTATGTCAGTGAACCCGCGGCGCTCGCACCGCCCTTGCCAGCGGCGGCCGAGATCGAAGGCCCGTTCGAACTGCTGCGCGCGCGCGAATTCCTCGAAGGAGCCATCGCCGAACAGGCGGCGCGGGTAGCGACACTTGAGGACATCGCGCGCATCGACGCTTCGCTGGAGGCGATGGCTACGGTGCAGCATCCCGGCGAAGCCTCGATGATCCACGACCGCGCGTTTCATGTTGCGGTTGCCGGATGTCTCGACAACGCCGTGCTGGTCCGCGTGGTCGGCGAGTTGTTCGACCAGCGGCTCAACCCCTATTTCGCCAAGCTCGCGCATTATTTCGAGAATCCGGAATCCTGGAACGCGGCGCTGGCCGAGCACCGGGCGATCCGCGATGCTATTGCCGCGCATGATCCGGACGCGGCGCGCGTGACGATGCGCGAGCATCTGGCGCGTTCGCAGGCCCGCTTTGCGCAAAACTTCGGGACGGAAGCATCGTCCGCCTCCCGCGTCCGCGCAAGGAGCGGCTAA
- a CDS encoding flavin-containing monooxygenase: MVRRKKVCVIGAGVSGLAAAKAFAARGHRITIVERSGDLGGVWEPARSYPEVQTQSPKDLYRYTDKAMPDSYPEWPKGPQVHAYLTEYAKDNDLLSAIRFNTAVVQMDRRPDSAPGWRLELRGPDGGISHEDFDFVAVCTGQFNEPQTLSLPGEDTFKAQGGRIPHSSQYNDPMIAKGRRIVVLGGSKSATDIAVNAVNSGAVEVTLVYREPVWRIPYFIGGLVNFKRILYVRAQEEMFRSWGIGAMSRFAHAVAKPLVWANWRGLESLLKLQFKLGKCDMVPEGRIEDGANCSLPIATPGFFPMVADGHIKAIRGSFERYDGNSIVMTGGQRVQADVAVLAIGYKLGVPFLPPAYRDRLVDPDGQYRLYRLIANPDLPEMGFVGFNSSFCTVLCADLAANWLVRYADGQLARQPTPKEMQDNIEMMLHFRRVERPAAGVYGGLCVAPYHFKHFDELLADIGVAGRRANPLVEKFTPPDAAAYGRFLASAPAYRAA; encoded by the coding sequence ATGGTCAGGCGAAAGAAAGTCTGCGTCATCGGCGCGGGCGTATCCGGACTTGCGGCCGCAAAAGCCTTTGCTGCGCGCGGACATCGGATCACGATTGTCGAGCGCAGCGGCGATCTCGGTGGCGTCTGGGAGCCGGCGCGGTCCTATCCCGAGGTGCAAACCCAAAGCCCGAAGGATCTCTATCGTTACACCGACAAGGCGATGCCGGATTCCTATCCGGAATGGCCGAAGGGTCCGCAGGTCCACGCCTATCTAACTGAATACGCAAAGGACAACGATCTCCTCAGTGCCATCCGCTTCAACACGGCCGTGGTGCAGATGGATCGCCGGCCCGATTCCGCTCCCGGCTGGCGGCTCGAGCTGCGGGGGCCGGATGGTGGTATCAGTCACGAAGATTTCGATTTTGTCGCGGTTTGTACGGGGCAGTTCAACGAGCCCCAGACGCTCAGCCTGCCCGGCGAAGACACTTTCAAGGCACAGGGAGGGCGCATCCCGCACTCCTCGCAATACAACGATCCGATGATCGCCAAAGGACGCAGGATCGTCGTACTCGGCGGTTCGAAGTCGGCGACCGACATTGCGGTCAATGCGGTCAATTCCGGCGCTGTCGAAGTGACGCTGGTGTACCGCGAGCCGGTGTGGCGGATTCCCTATTTCATCGGCGGCCTGGTCAATTTCAAACGCATTCTCTACGTCCGCGCGCAGGAGGAGATGTTCCGGAGCTGGGGCATCGGCGCGATGTCGCGGTTCGCGCATGCGGTCGCAAAGCCGCTCGTTTGGGCCAATTGGCGCGGACTGGAGAGTCTGCTGAAGCTGCAGTTCAAGCTCGGCAAGTGCGACATGGTGCCGGAAGGGCGGATCGAGGACGGCGCCAATTGTTCGCTGCCGATCGCCACGCCGGGATTCTTTCCGATGGTCGCCGACGGCCACATCAAGGCTATCAGAGGCAGCTTCGAGCGCTACGACGGCAATTCCATCGTGATGACCGGCGGGCAGCGCGTCCAGGCCGATGTGGCCGTGCTTGCGATCGGCTACAAACTGGGCGTGCCGTTCCTGCCGCCGGCGTACCGCGACAGACTGGTCGATCCCGACGGGCAATACCGGCTCTATCGGCTGATCGCCAATCCGGACCTGCCCGAGATGGGATTCGTCGGTTTCAATTCCAGCTTCTGCACGGTGTTGTGTGCAGACCTCGCCGCGAACTGGCTGGTGCGCTACGCCGATGGCCAGCTTGCCCGTCAGCCGACGCCTAAGGAGATGCAAGACAACATCGAGATGATGCTGCATTTCAGGCGCGTCGAGCGGCCGGCGGCCGGCGTCTATGGCGGGCTGTGCGTCGCGCCCTATCACTTCAAGCATTTCGACGAATTGCTGGCCGATATCGGCGTGGCCGGACGCCGGGCTAATCCGCTGGTGGAGAAATTTACCCCGCCCGATGCCGCGGCCTATGGCCGCTTCCTGGCCTCGGCGCCGGCCTACCGCGCAGCCTGA